From one Acidobacteriota bacterium genomic stretch:
- a CDS encoding RES family NAD+ phosphorylase, translated as MRLYRICHVDHLDDYSGLGASYRDGGRWNEPGVAVLYFAATASVAMLEMANYLPSPRLVPAGYRLGIYDISGSPSMERWTVDDLPSDWDRFPYPPTTQRMGSDWLRHGTASLLAIPSTTVPGGLENIVLASPARLGTVSIRLSAVQERLYNPRAFGSATAK; from the coding sequence ATGCGCCTGTACCGCATCTGTCATGTCGATCATCTCGACGACTACAGCGGACTTGGGGCGAGTTACCGGGACGGCGGACGCTGGAACGAACCCGGCGTAGCGGTGCTCTACTTCGCCGCGACGGCGAGCGTCGCGATGCTGGAGATGGCGAACTACCTGCCGTCACCCCGCCTGGTACCCGCGGGCTACCGTTTGGGCATCTACGACATCAGCGGGAGTCCGTCCATGGAGCGCTGGACGGTGGATGACCTGCCGTCCGACTGGGATCGGTTTCCGTATCCGCCGACCACCCAACGAATGGGTTCCGACTGGTTGAGGCACGGGACTGCGTCCCTGCTCGCGATCCCGAGCACCACCGTGCCTGGCGGACTCGAGAACATCGTCCTCGCCAGTCCGGCTCGACTCGGCACGGTGTCGATTCGCCTGAGTGCCGTCCAGGAGCGCCTCTACAATCCGCGGGCATTCGGGAGCGCAACGGCGAAGTGA
- a CDS encoding SDR family NAD(P)-dependent oxidoreductase, whose amino-acid sequence MSDQPLRERVAVVAGATRGAGRGIARMLGAAGATVYCTGRSTLGRPATAGRPETIEGTAEKVTAEGGRGIAVRTDHTVEEEVERLFARVRAEQGRLDVLVNDVWGGDALTEWGSPFWTLSIPRGQELVERAVHSHIITSRHGAPLMVERNAGLIVEVTDGDTHGYRGNLFYDLAKNAVIRLAYAMAADLHAHHVTALAITPGFLRSEAVLGSFGVTEANWRDGIKKDPYFAESETPCFVGRAIAALAADPHVAKKSGGLFSSWGLAKEYGFTDLDGRRPDWTTFFRHKVSEIVERNTTPDEMDLFVVRSRLYQAELDPSASEEAGRLRAWLKRHR is encoded by the coding sequence ATGTCGGACCAGCCTCTCCGTGAACGGGTGGCCGTCGTCGCGGGGGCCACGCGCGGCGCCGGCCGCGGCATCGCACGCATGCTGGGCGCGGCGGGCGCGACCGTGTACTGCACGGGCCGCAGCACGCTGGGACGGCCCGCCACCGCGGGGCGCCCGGAGACGATTGAAGGAACCGCGGAAAAGGTCACTGCGGAGGGCGGCCGCGGGATCGCCGTCCGGACTGACCACACCGTGGAGGAGGAAGTCGAGCGGCTCTTCGCCCGCGTGCGCGCCGAGCAGGGCCGACTGGACGTACTGGTCAACGACGTCTGGGGCGGCGACGCGCTGACCGAGTGGGGATCGCCGTTCTGGACGCTCTCCATCCCGCGGGGACAGGAGCTTGTCGAACGCGCCGTCCACAGCCACATCATCACCAGCCGGCACGGCGCGCCGCTGATGGTCGAGCGCAACGCCGGGCTGATCGTCGAGGTGACCGACGGCGACACGCACGGCTACCGCGGCAACCTGTTCTACGATCTCGCCAAGAACGCCGTCATCCGGCTCGCCTACGCCATGGCCGCGGACCTGCACGCCCATCACGTGACCGCGCTGGCGATCACGCCGGGGTTCCTGCGCTCCGAGGCGGTTCTCGGTTCCTTCGGCGTCACCGAGGCGAACTGGCGGGACGGCATCAAGAAGGATCCCTACTTCGCCGAGTCCGAGACGCCGTGCTTCGTCGGCCGGGCCATCGCGGCGCTGGCCGCCGATCCGCACGTGGCGAAGAAGAGCGGCGGCCTGTTCTCCAGTTGGGGACTGGCGAAGGAATACGGCTTCACCGATCTCGACGGACGCCGGCCCGACTGGACCACCTTCTTCCGGCACAAGGTAAGCGAAATCGTCGAGCGGAACACGACGCCGGACGAGATGGACCTCTTCGTCGTCCGTAGCCGGCTCTACCAGGCCGAGCTCGACCCGTCCGCGTCCGAAGAGGCCGGGCGCCTGCGCGCGTGGCTGAAGCGGCACCGGTGA
- a CDS encoding tripartite tricarboxylate transporter TctB family protein — protein MARQAAPDTQSRERTGKDEWRLGAGLLALGAGYLAAAFLISEPEGGYAAVGPRVFPIGIGIALVAVALSTAYRARARGAADASSSGPANARAGAARKQAPAPDEAGTQAIPAPDAAPPAGDWRAAAPSVLLFLAYIALLEPLGYLPATTAFIALEARLLGSRRWGRDLLAAVVVAFSVYALFSLLLGLRLPAGLLGP, from the coding sequence ATGGCCCGGCAGGCGGCGCCCGACACGCAGTCCCGAGAACGGACCGGCAAGGACGAGTGGCGACTCGGCGCCGGCCTCCTCGCTCTCGGCGCCGGCTACCTGGCGGCCGCCTTCCTGATTTCCGAGCCCGAGGGAGGCTATGCCGCCGTCGGGCCGCGCGTGTTTCCGATCGGCATCGGCATCGCGCTCGTGGCCGTCGCCCTGTCGACGGCGTACCGGGCCCGGGCCCGCGGAGCCGCCGATGCGTCCTCCTCCGGCCCGGCGAACGCGCGGGCCGGCGCGGCAAGGAAGCAGGCCCCCGCTCCCGACGAGGCCGGGACGCAGGCGATCCCGGCCCCCGACGCCGCTCCACCTGCCGGCGACTGGCGGGCCGCCGCGCCCAGCGTGCTCCTCTTCCTCGCCTACATCGCCCTGCTCGAGCCGCTGGGGTACCTGCCGGCGACGACCGCCTTCATCGCCCTCGAAGCGCGCCTGCTGGGCAGCCGGCGCTGGGGCCGCGACCTGCTCGCGGCCGTGGTCGTCGCGTTCTCCGTCTACGCCCTGTTCAGTCTCCTGCTGGGACTCCGGCTGCCGGCGGGCCTCCTCGGGCCGTGA
- a CDS encoding DUF86 domain-containing protein: protein MAPRLVPQWRRLPRRRRRRPPERGGGRALPARPGPGAAAGQRHPVPGRRTGAQRCTGHLPVPCLPGRAPAAQPERRAAGRSDGADGPRVPGHGAAAAPGHHRGIRRVTLNPDVIRARCAEIEESVQRLEALAAVPLADFLADRDSQDIASYRLLVAIEAALALCYHVSSRRLRTTPADYAGCFGLLGEAGIVAPDLTERLQSMAKFRNLLVHVYWEVDYRRVHAVMQENLGDLRAFAAAVVALL, encoded by the coding sequence CTGGCTCCACGGCTCGTTCCTCAGTGGCGGCGGCTTCCACGACGTCGACGTCGGCGTCCACCTGAACGGGGCGGAGGACGTGCGCTCCCGGCGCGCCCTGGACCTGGGGCTGCGGCTGGACAGCGACACCCGGTTCCCGGTCGACGTACGGGTGCTCAACGATGCACCGGTCACCTTCCTGTTCCATGTCTTCCGGGGCGGGCGCCTGCTGCTCAGCCGGAACGACGAGCGGCTGGCCGATCTGATGGAGCGGACGGTCCGCGAGTACCTGGACATGGAGCCGCTGCTGCGCCGGGCCACCATCGAGGCATACGGCGCGTGACGCTCAACCCGGATGTGATCCGCGCCCGGTGCGCGGAGATCGAGGAATCGGTGCAGCGGCTGGAGGCGCTGGCCGCCGTTCCTCTCGCCGATTTCCTCGCCGATCGCGACTCGCAGGATATCGCGTCCTACCGTCTCCTGGTCGCCATCGAGGCCGCGCTCGCGCTCTGCTATCACGTGTCGTCGCGCCGGTTGCGCACCACGCCGGCCGACTACGCCGGTTGTTTCGGGCTACTTGGCGAGGCGGGCATCGTCGCGCCCGATCTCACCGAGCGGTTGCAGAGCATGGCGAAGTTCCGCAACCTGCTGGTGCATGTCTACTGGGAGGTCGACTACCGGCGGGTGCATGCCGTGATGCAGGAGAACCTCGGCGACCTGCGGGCCTTCGCGGCGGCGGTCGTGGCGTTGCTGTGA
- the secA2 gene encoding accessory Sec system translocase SecA2, with product MIASHRAVPRVRNRIGWRHRLARLGGSPVELDLRAFDEPLADIARLEDEVAGLSDERITRRAAELRAGAEAGLALDALQAPLFALVREAAGRTLGLRPFDVQVVAALALARGRVVEMQTGEGKTLAAVMPAALHALTGNGVHVLTFNDYLAHRDAEWMGPVYRMLGLSVDAVQQGMTPAVRHRAYRADVTYVTAREAGFDYLRDLRATDPDDVVHRPFHMALVDEADSLLIDEARVPLVVAGRAEPRDSRARRLAEIVAALAAGVDFDTDEYRRSVELTETGLAQLEQVLGVSSLHDAGQCALLTELNCALHARVLLRRDVDYLVRDGRIAMIDEFTGRVVPDRHWPDGLQAALEAKEGIAPDADGRILGSIPLQHFFRGYPHLCGMTGTAQDAADELRGLYGLETVVVPTHRPTVRMDRPDVVFTHREAKELAVVDEIRRVHARRRPVLVGTLTVAESERLAARLRAAGVACEVLNARNDAAEARVVARAGRLDAVTISNNMAGRGTDIRLGGADEAERDQVVALGGLHVIGTNRHESRRVDLQLRGRAGRQGDPGESRFFVSLEDDLLVRYGIRNLIPARIMPARHDEPIEQPIVREEIARAQRIVEGQNHEIRSTLSRYTEIVEEQRRRLMDCRRALLHGREAPAVWRSVPDRYGELVAACGEDAVRRAEVAVTLHEIDQAWSEHLARCADLREGIHLVRLGQQDPLARFTDEVVDIYDRMEVEIRRFHIDDTNNDAMVHQCVPR from the coding sequence ATGATCGCATCGCATCGCGCAGTCCCCCGAGTACGCAACCGCATCGGATGGCGGCACCGCCTCGCCCGACTCGGCGGGTCCCCGGTCGAACTCGACCTGCGCGCGTTCGACGAGCCGCTCGCCGACATCGCCCGGCTCGAAGACGAGGTCGCCGGCCTGTCCGATGAACGGATCACGCGGCGGGCGGCCGAGCTGCGTGCCGGGGCGGAGGCCGGGCTCGCGCTCGACGCGCTCCAGGCGCCGCTCTTCGCGCTGGTGCGGGAAGCCGCCGGCCGTACCCTCGGCCTGCGGCCGTTCGATGTGCAGGTGGTCGCGGCGCTTGCTCTGGCCCGGGGCCGGGTGGTCGAAATGCAGACCGGGGAAGGCAAGACGCTGGCGGCGGTCATGCCGGCGGCCCTCCACGCGCTGACCGGCAACGGCGTGCACGTCCTGACCTTCAACGACTACCTCGCCCACCGCGACGCGGAGTGGATGGGACCGGTCTACCGCATGCTCGGCCTCTCGGTGGACGCCGTCCAGCAGGGCATGACCCCAGCCGTCCGGCACCGCGCGTATCGCGCGGACGTCACCTATGTCACGGCCAGGGAAGCAGGGTTCGACTACCTGCGCGACCTGCGGGCGACCGACCCCGACGATGTCGTGCACCGGCCGTTCCACATGGCGCTGGTGGACGAAGCGGACTCGTTGCTCATCGACGAGGCCCGCGTCCCGCTGGTCGTCGCCGGGCGGGCAGAGCCGCGCGATTCCCGGGCGCGGCGGCTCGCGGAGATCGTGGCGGCGCTGGCGGCCGGCGTCGACTTCGACACCGACGAGTACCGCCGGAGCGTCGAGCTGACCGAGACGGGACTCGCCCAACTCGAGCAGGTGCTCGGCGTGTCCAGTCTGCACGATGCCGGGCAGTGCGCGCTGCTGACCGAGCTCAACTGCGCTCTGCACGCCCGGGTACTGTTGCGGCGAGACGTCGACTACCTGGTCCGCGACGGGCGCATCGCCATGATCGACGAGTTCACCGGCCGTGTCGTCCCGGACCGCCACTGGCCGGACGGTCTGCAGGCCGCGCTCGAAGCCAAGGAGGGCATCGCGCCCGATGCGGACGGGCGGATTCTGGGCTCGATACCGCTGCAGCATTTTTTCCGCGGCTACCCGCATCTATGCGGCATGACCGGGACCGCGCAGGACGCCGCGGACGAGCTCAGGGGCCTGTACGGGCTCGAGACGGTCGTTGTGCCGACGCACCGGCCGACGGTGCGCATGGACCGGCCGGACGTGGTGTTCACGCATCGCGAGGCCAAGGAGCTGGCCGTCGTCGACGAGATCCGGCGCGTGCACGCCCGGAGGCGGCCGGTCCTCGTCGGCACGCTCACCGTCGCGGAATCGGAGCGCCTGGCGGCACGGCTGCGTGCGGCGGGCGTGGCGTGCGAGGTCCTGAACGCCAGGAACGACGCGGCGGAGGCGCGTGTCGTCGCGCGCGCCGGAAGGCTCGACGCCGTCACCATCTCGAACAACATGGCCGGCCGCGGCACCGACATCCGGCTCGGAGGCGCGGACGAAGCGGAGCGCGATCAGGTGGTCGCCCTCGGCGGGCTGCACGTCATCGGCACCAACCGTCACGAGAGCCGCCGCGTCGATCTGCAGCTCCGCGGGCGGGCCGGCCGCCAGGGCGATCCGGGAGAGTCCCGCTTCTTCGTGAGCCTGGAGGACGATCTGCTGGTGCGGTACGGCATCCGGAATCTCATTCCGGCGCGCATCATGCCGGCGCGCCACGACGAGCCGATCGAGCAGCCGATCGTGCGGGAGGAGATTGCCCGCGCACAGCGGATCGTGGAAGGGCAGAACCACGAGATCAGGAGCACCCTCTCCCGCTACACCGAGATCGTCGAAGAGCAGCGCAGAAGGCTGATGGATTGCCGGCGGGCATTGCTGCACGGCCGCGAGGCGCCGGCCGTCTGGCGCAGCGTACCCGACCGCTACGGCGAGCTCGTCGCGGCGTGCGGAGAGGACGCCGTGCGCCGGGCCGAGGTCGCGGTGACGCTTCACGAGATCGACCAGGCGTGGTCCGAGCACCTCGCCAGGTGCGCCGACCTCCGGGAAGGCATTCACCTGGTCCGGCTCGGCCAACAGGACCCGCTGGCCCGCTTCACGGACGAGGTCGTCGACATCTACGACCGCATGGAGGTGGAGATCCGACGGTTTCATATTGATGACACTAATAATGATGCTATGGTGCATCAATGCGTACCACGCTGA
- a CDS encoding tripartite tricarboxylate transporter substrate binding protein — MSSNLRAAFLAISLLAAGCAGGPDTDRPPGALAPTAAGYPQGALTLIAPANPGGGWDQTARQIQQVWTETGILGVPVEVVNRGGAGGTIGLADMVTRYDGDPRNLMVFGQVMLGSIRTNASPVSIDQTVPLARLLNEYEVVTVPADSPYRTIEELLEDFRRDPAAVSWAGGSAGGIDHILAGLIAQAAGVDPRQVNYIAYSGGGEAAAAVMGGHVTLGLSGVGEWKSYIASGRMRPIAVSSPERTGDGVTPTLRESGLDVVLSNWRGISAPPGTDDETRDWLIRALEGMRESEAWREILAANEWEDSFLPGAAFEAFLQDEIATVDTTLRAIGLIR, encoded by the coding sequence ATGTCATCCAACCTGCGCGCGGCGTTCCTGGCGATCTCGCTCCTCGCAGCCGGATGCGCCGGCGGTCCGGACACCGACCGCCCACCCGGGGCGCTGGCGCCCACCGCCGCGGGCTACCCGCAGGGGGCGCTCACGCTCATCGCGCCCGCCAACCCCGGCGGGGGCTGGGACCAGACGGCGCGCCAGATCCAGCAGGTGTGGACCGAGACCGGCATCCTCGGCGTCCCGGTGGAGGTGGTCAACCGGGGCGGCGCCGGGGGAACCATAGGGCTCGCCGACATGGTCACCCGTTACGACGGCGACCCGCGCAACCTGATGGTGTTCGGACAGGTGATGCTCGGCTCCATCCGCACCAACGCCAGCCCGGTCTCCATCGACCAGACCGTGCCGCTCGCGCGCCTGCTCAACGAGTACGAGGTGGTCACCGTGCCCGCCGACTCCCCGTATCGCACCATCGAAGAGCTGCTGGAGGACTTCCGGCGAGACCCCGCGGCGGTAAGCTGGGCCGGCGGCTCGGCAGGGGGCATAGACCACATTCTCGCCGGTCTGATTGCCCAGGCGGCCGGCGTCGATCCGCGCCAGGTGAACTACATCGCCTACTCGGGCGGGGGCGAGGCGGCGGCGGCGGTGATGGGCGGTCACGTCACGCTGGGCCTGTCCGGCGTGGGCGAGTGGAAGTCGTACATCGCCTCCGGCCGCATGCGGCCGATAGCCGTCTCGTCGCCCGAGCGCACCGGCGACGGCGTCACGCCAACGCTGCGGGAGAGCGGCCTCGACGTGGTCCTCTCGAACTGGCGGGGAATCTCCGCACCGCCCGGGACCGACGACGAAACCCGCGACTGGCTGATCCGCGCGCTGGAGGGCATGCGCGAATCGGAAGCGTGGCGGGAGATCCTTGCCGCCAACGAGTGGGAGGACAGCTTCCTGCCGGGCGCGGCGTTCGAGGCGTTCCTGCAGGACGAGATCGCCACGGTCGATACGACCCTGCGGGCGATCGGACTCATCCGCTGA
- a CDS encoding DUF2384 domain-containing protein, producing the protein MADIDVSPAAFVDQPVFIEAVRTGLRGEVVKQTLDVVGYRELIVRLLGTTSGNLHRVYRRKALGQAQSEALLDALRVFDHAERTFAGLDPAREWLEAALPALGGQRPIDLCDTFEGRRLVQNAIRRIEYGEFP; encoded by the coding sequence ATTGCGGACATCGATGTCTCGCCCGCTGCTTTCGTCGATCAGCCCGTGTTCATCGAGGCTGTCCGAACCGGACTACGTGGGGAAGTCGTGAAGCAGACCCTCGATGTCGTCGGATACCGGGAACTCATCGTGCGACTGCTGGGTACGACGTCCGGCAACCTGCACCGGGTATACCGCCGCAAGGCCCTCGGTCAGGCGCAGTCCGAAGCGCTCCTCGATGCGCTGCGGGTCTTCGATCACGCCGAGCGGACGTTCGCGGGCCTTGATCCGGCGCGTGAGTGGCTGGAGGCGGCGCTTCCGGCCCTTGGCGGCCAGCGGCCGATCGATCTCTGCGACACGTTCGAGGGACGACGCCTGGTGCAGAACGCGATTCGCAGAATCGAGTACGGCGAGTTTCCCTGA
- a CDS encoding tripartite tricarboxylate transporter permease: MGALAQLGDNLAVGFGAALAPVNLLLGVIGVTLGTAVGVLPGVGPALAISMLLPLTFGLDPVGAFILFGGLYYGAMYGGSTTSILVKMPGEASSVMTALDGFRMTCKGRAGAALATAAIGSFIAGTFATLMLMTLAPALVEVALTFGPAEYFALMVFALTALAGLSPGSLARGLAAALIGLAIGTVGIDVQTGQARFTFGMAGLLGGVNVVVVTVGLFAVGEVFWYAATRAARAGSGSAEERQTVGGPVRLTRAEWRRSWPAWTRGTVIGFFCGVLPGAGATVASFLAYDAERRASKTPEEFGDGAIEAVAGPEAANNASAGGSLVPLLALGIPGSGTTAVMLAAFQMYGLQPGPLLFTQDTTLVWGLIASLYVSNALLLILNLPLIRIWVQLLRVPTPLLFAAVLAFATLGVYTLNNNIFDVGVVYVLGLLACVMRRYGLPLAPTVLAVVLGPLLEQEFRRAMAIAGGDPTVFVTRPLAAALLLLAVLAASAPVLARRRAAG; the protein is encoded by the coding sequence ATGGGAGCGCTGGCACAGCTCGGCGACAACCTCGCGGTCGGCTTCGGCGCCGCGCTCGCGCCGGTCAACCTGCTGCTCGGCGTCATCGGCGTGACCCTGGGCACCGCGGTCGGCGTTCTGCCCGGCGTCGGCCCGGCGCTGGCCATATCGATGCTGCTGCCGCTCACCTTCGGCCTCGATCCGGTCGGCGCCTTCATCCTGTTCGGCGGCCTCTACTACGGCGCGATGTACGGCGGGTCGACCACTTCCATCCTCGTGAAGATGCCGGGCGAGGCATCGAGCGTGATGACCGCCCTCGATGGCTTCCGGATGACCTGCAAGGGGCGCGCCGGCGCGGCGCTGGCGACGGCGGCGATCGGCTCGTTCATCGCCGGCACGTTCGCCACCCTGATGCTGATGACCCTGGCGCCGGCGCTCGTCGAGGTCGCCCTGACCTTCGGCCCCGCCGAGTACTTCGCCCTGATGGTCTTCGCGCTGACGGCGCTGGCGGGGTTGTCTCCGGGCTCCCTCGCCAGGGGACTGGCCGCGGCGCTCATCGGCCTGGCCATCGGCACGGTGGGCATCGACGTGCAGACCGGACAGGCGCGCTTCACGTTCGGGATGGCGGGACTGCTGGGCGGGGTGAACGTGGTAGTCGTCACCGTCGGCCTGTTCGCGGTCGGGGAGGTGTTCTGGTACGCCGCGACGCGTGCCGCCCGCGCAGGGTCGGGTTCCGCCGAGGAGCGGCAGACCGTCGGTGGCCCGGTGCGCCTGACCCGCGCCGAGTGGCGCCGGTCGTGGCCGGCCTGGACGCGCGGCACGGTGATCGGCTTCTTCTGCGGCGTGCTGCCCGGTGCGGGCGCCACGGTGGCGAGCTTCCTGGCCTACGACGCCGAGCGGCGCGCGTCGAAGACGCCGGAGGAGTTCGGCGACGGCGCCATCGAAGCGGTGGCCGGACCGGAGGCCGCCAACAACGCCAGCGCCGGCGGCAGCCTGGTGCCGCTGCTGGCCCTCGGCATCCCCGGCTCGGGCACCACCGCCGTCATGCTCGCCGCCTTCCAGATGTACGGCCTCCAGCCGGGACCGCTTCTCTTCACGCAGGACACGACGCTGGTCTGGGGCCTCATCGCCAGCCTCTACGTCTCGAACGCCCTGCTGCTGATCCTGAACCTGCCGCTCATCCGCATCTGGGTGCAGCTTCTCCGCGTGCCGACCCCGCTGCTCTTCGCCGCCGTGCTGGCCTTCGCCACCCTCGGCGTCTACACGCTGAACAACAACATCTTCGACGTCGGCGTCGTCTACGTGCTCGGCCTCCTCGCCTGCGTCATGCGGCGCTACGGCCTTCCGCTCGCGCCCACCGTGCTGGCGGTGGTCCTCGGCCCGCTGCTCGAACAGGAGTTCCGGCGGGCGATGGCGATTGCCGGCGGCGATCCCACCGTCTTCGTCACCCGCCCGCTCGCGGCGGCCCTGCTGTTGCTGGCCGTCCTGGCCGCATCGGCGCCGGTCCTGGCGCGGCGGCGGGCAGCCGGCTGA
- a CDS encoding MBL fold metallo-hydrolase produces the protein MAGVTTGSRIRAAPAPSAPPAAGLRPARPGPACRTVVDSLQKGGIMRLTRLTAFTASLLLIGVSVSAQDRIPAEGGDVVITPILHSSVQIEHGGTVVHIDPWTAGDLSSAKPADLILVTDDPAHHLDPAAIAQLRKPGAPVILTAAAHAAFGDGEVLANGEKGVFAGVPVEAVPAYDMTPGQPWHPKGEANGYVITLGGKRLFFSGVGECVPEIQALEGIDVAFMPMNLPVDRMRPIPVAECVKTFGPELVYLIHYDNATARWFGNRELPRPNNVEQIAGTIQALRDALEGEPIEVRDGDWYPR, from the coding sequence ATGGCGGGCGTGACGACCGGAAGCCGCATCCGAGCCGCGCCGGCGCCGTCGGCGCCTCCGGCCGCGGGTCTCCGGCCCGCACGGCCAGGTCCGGCGTGCCGCACCGTCGTCGACTCACTGCAAAAGGGGGGGATCATGCGTCTTACCAGGCTCACGGCATTCACCGCGTCGCTTCTCCTGATCGGCGTCTCCGTCTCGGCGCAGGACCGGATTCCGGCCGAGGGCGGCGATGTCGTCATCACCCCGATCCTCCATTCGAGCGTGCAGATCGAGCACGGCGGCACGGTCGTGCACATCGATCCGTGGACCGCCGGCGATCTGTCGTCGGCCAAGCCGGCCGACCTGATCCTGGTGACCGACGACCCGGCGCATCATCTCGATCCCGCGGCCATCGCGCAGCTCCGCAAGCCGGGGGCCCCGGTCATCCTGACCGCCGCCGCCCACGCGGCGTTCGGCGACGGCGAGGTGCTAGCCAACGGCGAGAAGGGCGTCTTCGCCGGCGTGCCGGTGGAGGCGGTGCCGGCCTACGACATGACCCCCGGCCAGCCGTGGCACCCGAAGGGGGAGGCGAACGGCTACGTCATCACGCTCGGCGGGAAGCGGCTGTTCTTCTCGGGCGTGGGAGAGTGCGTGCCGGAGATCCAGGCGCTCGAGGGCATCGACGTGGCGTTCATGCCGATGAACCTGCCGGTCGACCGCATGCGCCCGATTCCGGTGGCCGAGTGCGTCAAGACCTTCGGGCCGGAGCTGGTCTACCTCATCCATTACGACAACGCCACCGCGCGCTGGTTCGGCAATCGGGAGCTGCCCCGCCCGAACAACGTCGAGCAGATCGCCGGGACGATCCAGGCGTTGCGGGACGCCCTAGAGGGCGAGCCGATCGAGGTGCGCGACGGCGACTGGTATCCGCGATAG
- a CDS encoding type II toxin-antitoxin system VapC family toxin: MTLVDLNVVLYAINTAAAHHVEARTWWESALNGDEPVGLAWSVVTGFLRLSTHAAALPRPLTVEQACRRVNRWLGQPTVRLVRETDEHWRHLERLLSETGTGGNLTSDAHLAALAISRGATLVSFDNDFARFPNLRWINPGRRRS, encoded by the coding sequence GTGACGCTCGTCGATCTCAACGTCGTCCTCTACGCCATCAACACGGCGGCCGCGCATCACGTCGAGGCGCGCACGTGGTGGGAGTCCGCGCTCAACGGCGATGAGCCGGTCGGTCTCGCCTGGTCCGTCGTCACCGGGTTCCTGCGCCTGAGCACGCACGCCGCCGCCCTCCCACGACCGCTCACCGTCGAGCAGGCGTGTCGGCGGGTCAACCGCTGGCTTGGCCAGCCAACGGTTCGTCTGGTGCGAGAGACGGACGAACATTGGCGTCATCTGGAACGGCTGCTCTCGGAGACCGGCACCGGCGGGAATCTCACTTCCGACGCCCATCTCGCGGCGCTCGCGATTTCTCGCGGCGCCACGCTCGTCTCTTTCGACAACGACTTCGCTCGGTTTCCCAACCTGCGCTGGATCAATCCGGGGCGCCGACGGTCATGA
- the bstA gene encoding bacillithiol transferase BstA, which yields MSLQTPDLRYPIGQFSPADPVTQEQVHAWIDDIAALPADLRRTVVRLTDVQLDTPYRPDGWTVRQVVHHLSDSHMNSLIRFKWALTEDRPTIKAYDEKGWAVLPDSKGPIAGSLDLLDALHGRWVSLLRGLSRAQLRREFVHPESGPATLAVTVGSYAWHGRHHLAHIERLIQREVWD from the coding sequence ATGAGTTTACAGACACCGGATCTCCGCTATCCCATCGGGCAGTTCTCGCCCGCAGACCCGGTCACGCAGGAACAGGTCCACGCGTGGATCGACGACATCGCGGCGCTGCCCGCCGATCTGCGGCGAACCGTTGTGCGCCTGACGGACGTTCAGCTCGACACGCCGTATCGCCCCGACGGCTGGACGGTGCGGCAAGTCGTCCATCACCTGTCCGACAGCCACATGAACAGCCTGATCCGCTTCAAGTGGGCGCTGACCGAGGACAGGCCGACGATCAAGGCCTACGACGAAAAGGGATGGGCGGTGCTGCCCGACAGCAAGGGGCCGATTGCCGGTTCGCTCGACCTGCTCGACGCCCTGCACGGCCGCTGGGTCAGCCTGCTGCGGGGCCTGAGCCGGGCGCAACTGCGGCGCGAGTTCGTGCACCCCGAGTCGGGCCCCGCCACGCTGGCGGTCACGGTCGGCTCCTACGCCTGGCACGGTCGGCATCACCTGGCCCACATCGAGCGGCTCATCCAGCGCGAGGTCTGGGACTGA
- a CDS encoding DUF1761 domain-containing protein: MHLSDVNFLAVGLATVLTFGLGALWYSPLLFAKSWMAGHGYTQADVEAMQASVGTNYVISFVCWFVMATMLAMIAPHFGDSAGTIFAVGLHMWLGFSATVGLTNNRFSSKPLSVWLIDAGYQIASIAIMSAVLGLWR; encoded by the coding sequence ATGCACCTGTCGGACGTGAACTTCCTGGCGGTGGGCCTGGCGACGGTTCTCACTTTCGGCCTCGGCGCGCTGTGGTACTCGCCCCTGCTCTTCGCCAAGTCGTGGATGGCCGGACACGGCTACACGCAGGCGGACGTCGAGGCCATGCAGGCGAGCGTGGGCACGAACTACGTCATCTCGTTCGTCTGCTGGTTCGTGATGGCCACCATGCTGGCGATGATCGCCCCGCACTTCGGCGACAGCGCCGGCACGATCTTCGCGGTCGGCCTGCACATGTGGCTCGGGTTCTCGGCCACCGTGGGACTGACCAACAACCGCTTCTCGAGCAAGCCGCTGAGCGTGTGGCTGATCGACGCCGGCTACCAGATCGCGTCCATCGCGATCATGTCGGCGGTGCTGGGACTGTGGCGGTAG